A window of Pedobacter lusitanus contains these coding sequences:
- the rpsM gene encoding 30S ribosomal protein S13: MARISGIDLPRNKRGEIGLTYIFGVGRSTAQRILTEAGIDFSKKVQDWSDDELSAIRTIINDGIKVEGALRSEVQLNIKRLMDIGCYRGLRHRKGLPVRGQRTKNNSRTRKGKRKTVANKKKATK, from the coding sequence ATGGCAAGGATATCAGGTATAGATTTACCAAGAAACAAAAGAGGCGAAATCGGACTAACTTACATCTTCGGTGTAGGCAGATCAACTGCTCAGCGTATATTAACTGAGGCAGGTATCGATTTTAGCAAAAAAGTACAGGACTGGTCTGATGATGAGTTATCAGCGATTCGTACAATCATTAACGACGGAATTAAAGTAGAAGGTGCTTTACGTTCTGAAGTTCAGTTAAACATTAAACGTTTAATGGACATTGGTTGTTACCGCGGATTACGTCACAGAAAAGGTTTACCAGTGCGTGGACAACGTACTAAAAACAATTCTCGTACTCGTAAAGGCAAGAGAAAAACAGTTGCTAACAAGAAAAAAGCTACTAAATAA
- the ykgO gene encoding type B 50S ribosomal protein L36 yields MKVRSSIKKRSADCKVIRRKGKLYVINKKNPKFKQRQG; encoded by the coding sequence ATGAAAGTTAGGTCATCAATTAAAAAACGCAGTGCTGATTGCAAGGTTATTCGTCGTAAAGGTAAGCTTTACGTTATAAACAAGAAAAATCCTAAGTTCAAGCAGCGTCAAGGTTAA
- the infA gene encoding translation initiation factor IF-1, producing MAKQASIEQDGVIREALSNAMFRVELENGHEIIAHISGKMRMHYIKILPGDKVKLEMSPYDLSKGRITYRYK from the coding sequence ATGGCTAAACAAGCCTCGATTGAACAAGACGGTGTAATAAGAGAAGCATTATCAAATGCTATGTTCCGCGTTGAGCTGGAAAATGGTCATGAGATTATTGCTCATATCTCGGGTAAAATGAGAATGCACTACATTAAAATATTACCTGGGGATAAAGTAAAATTAGAGATGTCGCCTTACGATTTGTCAAAGGGCAGGATTACTTATAGATATAAATAA
- the map gene encoding type I methionyl aminopeptidase has protein sequence MSKVYYKSPEEVELIRESSLLVSKTLAEVAKIIAPGVTTMQLNKLAETYIQDNGAIPAFLNYNGFPYSLCISPNEQVVHGFPGDYVIQEGDLISVDCGVIKNNFFGDSAYTFSIGEISPERQKLVDVTQECLKRAIDKAVVGSRIGDVGFAVQSLAEENGFGVVRELVGHGVGVKLHEKPEVPNYGKRGTGMKLEEGMVIAIEPMINAGTANVKFWSDGWTVTSRDNSPSAHFEHTIAVKKGKADVLSTFSLIEEVLKEKR, from the coding sequence ATGTCTAAGGTTTATTATAAGTCTCCCGAAGAGGTAGAGCTAATCCGGGAAAGCTCATTACTGGTGTCAAAAACACTCGCAGAAGTAGCGAAAATCATTGCACCAGGAGTTACTACGATGCAGTTAAACAAACTCGCGGAGACTTATATACAAGATAACGGAGCAATACCAGCATTTCTAAATTATAACGGATTTCCATACTCGCTTTGTATTTCTCCAAATGAACAGGTTGTTCATGGTTTTCCAGGTGATTATGTGATACAGGAAGGCGATTTGATTTCTGTGGATTGCGGTGTGATTAAAAACAACTTCTTTGGTGATTCGGCTTATACTTTCTCTATCGGAGAAATTAGCCCTGAGCGTCAGAAGCTGGTGGATGTCACCCAGGAATGTTTAAAACGTGCTATCGATAAAGCTGTTGTCGGATCCCGTATCGGAGATGTGGGGTTTGCAGTTCAGTCTTTAGCGGAAGAGAACGGTTTTGGTGTCGTGAGAGAGCTTGTTGGTCACGGTGTTGGTGTTAAATTACATGAGAAGCCCGAAGTACCTAATTACGGGAAAAGGGGCACAGGGATGAAATTAGAGGAAGGGATGGTAATTGCCATTGAACCAATGATCAATGCCGGTACAGCTAATGTAAAGTTTTGGTCTGATGGCTGGACAGTTACGAGTCGTGATAATTCTCCATCGGCACATTTTGAACACACAATCGCTGTTAAAAAGGGAAAAGCAGACGTTTTATCAACCTTTTCATTGATTGAAGAAGTTTTAAAAGAAAAAAGGTAA
- the secY gene encoding preprotein translocase subunit SecY, protein MKKLFTTLSNIWKIQELKERIVFTLVILLVYRFVSHVVLPGVDATALGDNQKSGILGLLDMFAGGSFSRVSILALGVMPYISASIVVQLLGIAVPSFQKMQKEGESGRNKLNQITRYLTVAITAVQAVGYVKTQVPAEAILIDHTLFFVLATFVLSAGTLFVMWLGEKITDKGIGNGISLIIMVGIIARLPIALQQEISSRFVGDGGLIALVLEIVALFAVVMFTILIVQGVRKVPVQYAKRIVGNRQFGGVRQYIPLKVNAAGVMPIIFAQALMFIPTTVTQFFPKLQNTWLVQFSDPTSLAYSLTFAFLIIAFTFFYTAITVNPVQMSDDMKKNGGFIPGIKPGLSTSSFIDDVISKITFPGSVFLAIIAILPSIAVKFGIKSEFAHFYGGTSLLILVGVVLDTLQQIESYLLMRHYDGLMKTGRVTGRTGVAAANTSSSSAVI, encoded by the coding sequence ATGAAGAAGCTCTTTACTACTTTAAGTAATATTTGGAAAATTCAGGAATTAAAAGAGCGTATAGTATTTACGCTCGTAATTCTTTTGGTCTACAGGTTCGTTTCTCACGTGGTTTTACCAGGTGTGGATGCAACAGCTTTAGGCGATAATCAGAAATCTGGAATCCTGGGTCTGCTGGATATGTTTGCAGGGGGATCATTCTCCCGCGTATCTATTCTTGCACTTGGGGTAATGCCGTATATTTCTGCATCAATTGTAGTTCAGTTATTAGGTATCGCTGTTCCCTCTTTCCAGAAAATGCAAAAAGAAGGAGAGAGTGGCAGAAATAAACTAAATCAGATTACCCGTTACTTAACTGTAGCTATTACAGCTGTTCAGGCTGTTGGTTATGTAAAGACGCAGGTCCCTGCAGAAGCAATTCTGATAGACCACACTTTATTCTTTGTTCTTGCAACTTTTGTTTTATCCGCAGGTACTTTGTTTGTAATGTGGTTAGGGGAAAAAATCACTGATAAAGGTATAGGAAATGGTATTTCACTAATCATTATGGTTGGTATTATTGCCCGTCTTCCGATAGCTTTACAGCAGGAGATCAGTTCAAGATTTGTTGGAGATGGTGGCTTAATCGCGCTTGTTCTGGAAATCGTAGCACTGTTTGCTGTTGTAATGTTTACTATCCTTATTGTTCAGGGTGTCCGTAAGGTACCTGTGCAGTATGCAAAACGTATTGTTGGTAACAGACAATTCGGTGGAGTAAGACAATATATCCCATTGAAAGTAAATGCAGCAGGTGTAATGCCTATCATCTTTGCTCAGGCACTGATGTTTATTCCAACTACAGTTACTCAGTTTTTCCCTAAATTACAGAATACCTGGTTAGTTCAGTTTAGTGATCCTACTTCACTGGCCTACAGTTTAACTTTTGCATTTTTAATCATTGCTTTCACATTCTTCTATACTGCGATTACTGTTAATCCGGTACAGATGTCTGATGATATGAAGAAAAATGGCGGTTTCATTCCTGGTATTAAACCTGGTTTGTCTACCTCATCATTCATTGATGATGTAATTTCCAAGATCACCTTTCCAGGTTCAGTATTCTTGGCAATTATCGCTATCCTTCCATCGATTGCAGTAAAATTTGGTATCAAATCAGAATTTGCGCATTTCTATGGTGGTACATCCCTGCTTATTCTGGTAGGTGTTGTATTAGACACTTTGCAACAGATTGAAAGTTATTTATTAATGCGTCATTATGATGGGTTAATGAAAACAGGAAGAGTAACAGGTCGTACCGGTGTAGCAGCTGCAAATACAAGCAGCAGCAGCGCTGTAATTTAA
- the rplO gene encoding 50S ribosomal protein L15, protein MNLSNLKPAVGSTKNSKRIGRGTGSGRGGTSTRGHKGAGSRSGHKTKIGFEGGQMPLQRRVPKVGFKPINRVEYVGVNLDVLQGLAEKFSLTTIDFATLQDHGLAHKNDLVKILGRGEVKTKIEVKAHAFSATAQKAIEAVGGSIVKL, encoded by the coding sequence ATGAACTTAAGTAATTTAAAACCTGCAGTAGGTTCTACTAAGAATAGCAAGAGAATTGGTCGTGGTACTGGTTCTGGTCGTGGTGGTACTTCCACCCGTGGTCATAAAGGTGCTGGATCCCGTTCTGGTCATAAGACTAAAATCGGTTTTGAAGGTGGTCAGATGCCATTACAACGTCGTGTACCAAAGGTTGGTTTCAAGCCAATTAACCGTGTTGAATATGTAGGCGTTAACTTAGACGTTTTACAAGGTTTAGCTGAGAAATTCAGCTTGACTACTATTGATTTCGCTACTTTGCAAGATCATGGTTTAGCACACAAAAATGATCTTGTTAAGATCCTTGGTCGTGGTGAAGTAAAAACTAAAATCGAAGTTAAAGCACATGCTTTTTCTGCAACTGCACAGAAAGCTATTGAGGCTGTTGGAGGCTCAATAGTAAAATTGTAA
- the rpmD gene encoding 50S ribosomal protein L30, producing MAKIKITQVKSIIDRSERQKRTMQALGLTKMNQSVEVEANAAIIGMVRKVNHLVAIESI from the coding sequence ATGGCTAAGATCAAAATAACCCAGGTAAAAAGTATCATTGACAGAAGCGAACGTCAAAAAAGAACTATGCAGGCATTAGGTTTAACTAAAATGAACCAGTCTGTTGAAGTTGAGGCTAACGCTGCTATCATTGGGATGGTGAGAAAAGTGAATCACTTAGTAGCTATCGAAAGTATATAA
- the rpsE gene encoding 30S ribosomal protein S5, which produces MSTINIKRVKTSEVELKDRLVSIQRVAKVTKGGRTFSFSAIVVVGDENGIVGYGLGKAKEVTEAIAKGIDDAKKNLVKVPLLNGTVPHEQIGKFSGGFVLIKPAAIGTGVIAGGAMRAVLESAGVHNVLAKSKGSSNPHNVVKATVDALTKMRDAYTIAQQRGVDLNKVFNG; this is translated from the coding sequence ATGTCAACTATCAATATAAAAAGAGTTAAGACTAGCGAGGTCGAATTAAAAGACCGTTTAGTTAGTATACAGCGTGTTGCCAAAGTAACCAAAGGTGGACGTACTTTCAGTTTCTCAGCTATCGTAGTTGTTGGAGATGAAAACGGAATCGTAGGTTATGGTTTAGGTAAAGCAAAAGAGGTAACTGAAGCTATCGCTAAAGGTATCGATGATGCTAAAAAGAACTTGGTAAAAGTTCCTTTATTAAACGGTACTGTTCCTCACGAACAAATCGGTAAATTTTCAGGTGGTTTTGTATTAATCAAACCAGCTGCAATTGGTACCGGAGTTATCGCGGGTGGTGCAATGCGTGCTGTATTAGAGAGTGCTGGTGTACACAACGTATTAGCAAAATCAAAAGGTTCATCAAATCCTCACAACGTGGTAAAAGCAACAGTAGATGCTTTAACAAAAATGCGTGATGCTTATACCATCGCACAACAACGTGGTGTTGATTTAAACAAAGTTTTTAACGGATAA
- the rplR gene encoding 50S ribosomal protein L18, translated as MAGKKLSRRDRIKKGIRKRLTGSESRPRLSVYRSNKGIYAQIINDVTGSTIVSASSLSKDFSGNGNKSEQSVAVGKLVAEKAIAAGIKEVVFDRNGYLYHGRVKSLAEGAREAGLVF; from the coding sequence ATGGCAGGGAAAAAATTATCTCGTAGAGATCGTATAAAAAAAGGAATCAGAAAAAGACTTACCGGTTCTGAAAGCCGTCCACGTTTATCAGTTTATAGAAGCAATAAAGGAATTTATGCTCAAATCATTAACGACGTAACTGGAAGCACAATCGTATCAGCATCATCATTATCAAAAGACTTTTCTGGTAATGGAAATAAATCAGAGCAATCTGTAGCTGTAGGTAAATTAGTAGCTGAAAAAGCAATCGCAGCTGGCATTAAAGAAGTTGTTTTCGATAGAAATGGCTATTTATACCATGGTCGCGTAAAATCGTTGGCAGAAGGTGCCCGTGAAGCTGGTTTAGTATTTTAA
- the rplF gene encoding 50S ribosomal protein L6, translated as MSRIGKAPINVPAGVTITVDKNNLVTVKGPKGELQQAVDADITVSQEDGVLTVARPTEQKRHKALHGLYRSLLNNMVIGVTEGYKIQQELVGVGYRATNTGNTLDLVLGFSHHYVFQLPEEIKVTTTSEKGQTPKIILESIDKQLIGQVAAKIRSLRAPEPYKGKGIKFVGEVLRRKAGKSASKK; from the coding sequence ATGTCAAGAATAGGAAAAGCCCCAATTAATGTACCTGCTGGAGTTACAATTACAGTTGATAAGAACAATTTAGTAACTGTAAAAGGACCAAAAGGTGAATTACAACAAGCAGTTGATGCAGACATCACTGTTTCTCAGGAAGATGGTGTACTTACAGTAGCACGTCCAACTGAACAAAAAAGACATAAAGCATTGCACGGTTTATACCGTTCATTGTTAAACAATATGGTTATTGGTGTAACAGAAGGTTACAAAATCCAACAGGAATTAGTAGGTGTGGGTTACCGCGCAACTAATACAGGTAATACACTTGATCTTGTTTTGGGTTTCTCTCACCACTATGTTTTCCAGTTACCGGAAGAGATTAAAGTGACTACTACTTCAGAAAAAGGTCAGACTCCTAAAATCATTTTAGAAAGTATTGACAAACAACTGATTGGACAAGTAGCAGCGAAAATACGCTCGTTACGTGCACCAGAGCCATATAAAGGTAAAGGTATCAAGTTTGTAGGCGAAGTGTTAAGAAGAAAAGCAGGTAAATCAGCTTCTAAAAAATAA
- the rpsH gene encoding 30S ribosomal protein S8, translating into MNTDPIADYLTRVRNAIKANHRIVEIPASNLKKEITKVLFDKGYIANYKFEETTVQGTIKIALKYNPITKIPAIRTLMRISKPGLRQYAGVDNMPRVLNGLGIAILSTSKGVMTDKEAARLNIGGEVLCHVY; encoded by the coding sequence ATGAATACAGATCCAATAGCAGATTATCTTACAAGAGTAAGAAATGCCATTAAGGCAAATCACAGAATTGTAGAAATTCCTGCATCAAATCTTAAAAAGGAAATTACTAAAGTACTTTTTGACAAAGGTTACATTGCCAACTACAAGTTTGAGGAAACAACAGTTCAGGGAACGATTAAAATCGCTTTGAAATATAATCCGATCACTAAAATACCTGCTATCCGCACTTTAATGCGTATCAGTAAGCCAGGTTTAAGGCAGTATGCAGGCGTTGATAATATGCCAAGAGTATTGAACGGTTTAGGTATCGCTATCCTGTCAACTTCTAAAGGAGTTATGACAGATAAAGAAGCAGCCAGACTAAACATTGGTGGCGAAGTTTTGTGTCACGTTTATTAA
- the rpsN gene encoding 30S ribosomal protein S14, whose product MAKEGVKAREIKRQRLVAKYADKRAELKAAGDFEGLDKLPKNSSPVRLHNRCKLTGRPRGYMRTFGISRVTFRDMALAGKIPGVTKASW is encoded by the coding sequence ATGGCAAAAGAAGGTGTAAAAGCTCGCGAAATTAAGCGCCAGAGATTGGTAGCTAAGTATGCAGACAAACGTGCAGAATTAAAAGCTGCAGGTGATTTCGAAGGATTAGATAAGTTACCAAAAAACTCATCACCAGTACGTTTACACAACCGTTGTAAATTAACTGGCCGTCCACGTGGTTACATGCGTACTTTCGGTATATCAAGGGTTACATTCCGTGATATGGCATTAGCAGGAAAAATTCCTGGAGTTACCAAAGCAAGCTGGTAA
- the rplE gene encoding 50S ribosomal protein L5: MTYIPRLKTKYKEEIVTALKEKFNYKSVMQVPKLTKISVNQGVGRFSVTDKKIMDSSILEMSTITGQQAVGAKSKKDISNFKLRKGMPVGVRVTLRDNNMFEFLDRLISVALPRIRDFKGINDKGFDGKGNYTLGITEQIIFPEINIDKISKILGMDITFVTSATTDVEAMELLKQFGLPFKNQTLNTDQ, translated from the coding sequence ATGACTTACATACCAAGATTAAAGACTAAATACAAAGAGGAAATTGTAACTGCTCTTAAAGAGAAGTTCAATTACAAAAGCGTAATGCAGGTTCCTAAGTTAACTAAGATATCTGTCAACCAAGGTGTTGGTCGTTTCTCTGTAACTGATAAGAAGATTATGGATAGCTCTATTTTAGAGATGTCTACAATCACTGGTCAGCAGGCAGTAGGTGCGAAATCTAAAAAAGATATCTCAAACTTCAAATTACGTAAAGGTATGCCGGTAGGTGTACGTGTAACTTTACGTGATAACAACATGTTTGAGTTTTTAGATCGTTTAATTTCCGTAGCTTTGCCACGTATCCGTGACTTCAAAGGTATTAACGACAAAGGATTTGATGGAAAAGGTAACTACACATTAGGTATTACTGAACAAATCATCTTCCCTGAGATCAACATTGATAAAATCAGTAAGATTTTAGGTATGGATATTACCTTTGTAACATCTGCAACAACTGATGTTGAAGCAATGGAACTTTTAAAGCAATTTGGATTACCGTTTAAAAACCAAACTCTTAATACAGATCAATAA
- the rplX gene encoding 50S ribosomal protein L24: MKNKVTVQPKIKIRKGDLVKVIAGDSRGQEGKVLSVLITKSRVLVEGVNLVSKHTKPNAATPNGGIIKKEAALHISNVALIDPKSGKTTRVGRKLNADGKLVRVSKKSGEEIK; encoded by the coding sequence ATGAAAAATAAAGTAACTGTTCAGCCAAAAATTAAAATCCGTAAAGGAGATTTAGTAAAGGTTATCGCTGGTGATTCAAGAGGCCAGGAAGGTAAAGTACTTTCTGTATTAATTACTAAAAGCAGAGTACTGGTAGAAGGTGTAAACCTTGTATCTAAACATACAAAACCAAATGCTGCTACTCCAAACGGAGGTATCATTAAAAAAGAAGCTGCTCTTCATATTTCTAACGTTGCGTTAATTGATCCTAAATCAGGAAAAACTACGCGTGTTGGCAGAAAGCTTAATGCTGATGGGAAATTAGTTAGGGTATCTAAAAAATCAGGAGAGGAGATCAAATAA
- the rplN gene encoding 50S ribosomal protein L14: MVQQESRLNVADNSGAKQVLVIRVLGGTGKRYASIGDKIVVTVKSALPSGNIKKGTVSKAVVVRTKKEIRRKDGSYIRFDDNAAVLLNAQDEPRGTRIFGPVARELREKQFMKIVSLAPEVL, translated from the coding sequence ATGGTACAACAGGAATCAAGATTAAACGTAGCCGACAATAGCGGCGCAAAACAAGTATTGGTTATCCGTGTACTTGGTGGAACCGGAAAGAGATACGCTTCTATTGGTGACAAAATCGTTGTTACCGTTAAAAGTGCATTGCCTTCAGGTAACATTAAAAAAGGAACCGTTTCTAAAGCAGTTGTTGTAAGAACAAAGAAAGAGATCAGACGTAAAGATGGTTCTTACATCCGTTTCGACGATAATGCAGCAGTCTTATTAAATGCACAAGATGAGCCGCGTGGAACACGTATTTTTGGCCCGGTAGCGAGAGAACTGCGTGAGAAACAATTCATGAAAATTGTATCATTAGCACCGGAGGTATTATAA
- the rpsQ gene encoding 30S ribosomal protein S17 gives MERQLRKTRTGLVVSNKMDKSVVVAVERKVKHPIYGKFVKKTTKFMAHDEKNDCGIGDTVLIMETRPLSKNKNWRLVEILERAK, from the coding sequence ATGGAAAGACAATTAAGAAAAACAAGAACCGGGTTGGTGGTAAGCAACAAAATGGATAAATCTGTTGTTGTAGCGGTAGAACGTAAAGTGAAGCACCCGATCTATGGTAAGTTTGTTAAGAAAACTACCAAATTTATGGCTCATGACGAGAAAAACGATTGTGGTATTGGTGATACAGTACTTATCATGGAGACTCGTCCGCTGAGTAAAAACAAGAACTGGAGATTAGTGGAAATTTTAGAAAGGGCTAAATAA
- the rpmC gene encoding 50S ribosomal protein L29, whose translation MKNSEITGLSTEELVVRIAEEKENLVKLKFAHTISAIENPTRITKVRKDIARLNTEMTKRKAQSASETK comes from the coding sequence ATGAAGAACTCAGAAATCACAGGGCTTTCAACAGAAGAACTAGTAGTCAGGATTGCAGAAGAGAAAGAAAACTTAGTTAAGTTAAAATTTGCACATACAATTTCGGCTATAGAGAATCCTACCCGCATTACTAAGGTAAGAAAAGACATCGCCCGATTAAATACTGAAATGACTAAGCGTAAAGCACAGTCAGCTAGTGAAACTAAATAA
- the rplP gene encoding 50S ribosomal protein L16 translates to MLQPKRTKFRKMQKGRMKGLATRGAELSFGSFGIKSLEATWITSRQIEAARIAVTRFMKREGQVWIRIFPDKPVTKKPAEVRMGKGKGAPEYWVAVVRPGRIIFEAEGVPLEVAKEAMRLAAQKLPIQTKFVVRRDYVEA, encoded by the coding sequence ATGTTACAGCCAAAAAGAACGAAGTTCAGAAAGATGCAAAAGGGCAGAATGAAAGGTTTAGCTACACGTGGAGCTGAATTATCATTCGGGTCTTTCGGGATTAAATCTTTAGAGGCGACCTGGATTACAAGTCGTCAGATAGAGGCAGCCCGTATTGCGGTAACTCGTTTCATGAAACGTGAAGGCCAAGTGTGGATTAGAATTTTCCCGGACAAACCGGTAACTAAGAAACCAGCTGAAGTACGTATGGGTAAAGGTAAAGGTGCTCCAGAGTACTGGGTAGCTGTTGTTAGACCAGGACGCATCATTTTTGAAGCTGAAGGTGTACCTCTAGAAGTTGCTAAAGAAGCAATGAGATTAGCTGCTCAAAAATTACCTATCCAAACAAAATTTGTAGTACGTAGAGATTACGTAGAAGCATAG
- the rpsC gene encoding 30S ribosomal protein S3 — MGQKAHPIGNRLGIIRGWDSNWFGGNNYADKLVEDEKIRKYLSVRIAKGGVAKVVIERTLKRITVTIHTARPGIVIGKAGAEVDKIKEELKKLTKKEIQINIFEIKRPELDAQLVAEGVAKQLEARISFRRAMKSTIASTMRMGAEGIKIMTSGRLGGAEMARNEQYKEGRIPLHTFRADIDYALAEALTTYGKIGVKVWICKGEVYGKRDLSPNIGAVSNAPGKGGRPEGAFGAGGRDRDNRGGGDRRNDNKGGRGRGPGQGGPGQGGPGRDNRGGNTPNRGPRK, encoded by the coding sequence ATGGGACAAAAAGCACATCCAATAGGAAACAGGTTAGGAATCATCAGAGGTTGGGATTCTAACTGGTTCGGTGGCAACAACTATGCTGACAAATTAGTTGAGGACGAAAAAATAAGAAAATACCTTTCTGTGCGTATCGCAAAAGGAGGAGTAGCTAAAGTAGTTATCGAACGTACGTTAAAACGTATCACTGTAACTATCCACACTGCACGTCCCGGTATCGTAATCGGTAAAGCAGGAGCTGAGGTTGATAAAATCAAAGAAGAGTTAAAGAAACTGACTAAAAAGGAAATTCAAATTAACATCTTTGAGATCAAACGTCCTGAGCTTGATGCACAACTGGTAGCAGAAGGTGTAGCAAAACAATTAGAAGCAAGGATCTCTTTCCGTAGAGCCATGAAGTCAACTATCGCATCAACAATGCGTATGGGAGCTGAAGGTATCAAGATAATGACTTCAGGTCGTTTAGGTGGAGCAGAGATGGCTCGTAACGAGCAGTATAAAGAAGGAAGAATTCCTTTGCATACTTTCCGTGCTGATATTGACTATGCATTAGCTGAGGCATTAACTACCTATGGTAAGATTGGTGTTAAAGTATGGATCTGTAAAGGCGAAGTTTATGGTAAACGTGATCTTTCTCCAAACATTGGTGCAGTAAGTAACGCTCCTGGTAAAGGTGGCAGACCTGAAGGTGCTTTTGGTGCAGGTGGCAGAGACAGAGATAACCGTGGCGGTGGTGACAGAAGAAACGACAACAAAGGTGGTCGTGGAAGAGGTCCAGGTCAGGGTGGTCCAGGTCAAGGCGGTCCAGGTAGAGATAATAGAGGCGGAAACACTCCTAACAGAGGTCCTCGTAAATAA
- the rplV gene encoding 50S ribosomal protein L22, with the protein MEAVAKLNNCPTSPRKMRLVVDLIRGERVEKALHILKFTNKDAAIRVEKLLLSAIKNWETKNEGSRPEENQLYVKTIMVGGGRQLKRLRPAPQGRGYRIRKRSNHVTLIVDSKNVETQTN; encoded by the coding sequence ATGGAAGCAGTAGCGAAATTAAACAATTGTCCAACCTCACCACGTAAGATGCGTTTGGTTGTAGATCTTATCAGAGGTGAGCGTGTTGAGAAAGCATTACATATTTTAAAATTCACCAATAAAGATGCAGCAATAAGAGTTGAAAAACTTTTGTTATCAGCAATCAAAAACTGGGAAACTAAAAATGAAGGTTCTCGCCCTGAAGAAAACCAATTATATGTGAAAACTATAATGGTTGGTGGCGGCCGTCAGTTGAAAAGACTGAGACCAGCACCTCAAGGTCGTGGTTACAGAATACGTAAGCGTTCTAACCATGTAACTTTGATAGTAGATAGTAAAAACGTTGAAACTCAAACTAATTAG
- the rpsS gene encoding 30S ribosomal protein S19: MARSIKKGPYIDHNVEKKVVSMNDSGKKSVIKTWSRRSMISPDFVGHTFAVHNGNKFIPVYVTENMVGHKLGEFAPTRTFRGHSEKKK; this comes from the coding sequence ATGGCTCGTTCGATTAAAAAAGGACCTTATATTGACCATAACGTAGAGAAGAAAGTAGTATCTATGAATGATTCAGGCAAAAAGTCTGTCATTAAAACTTGGTCTCGCAGATCAATGATCTCACCAGATTTCGTGGGTCATACATTTGCAGTGCATAACGGTAATAAATTTATACCGGTATACGTAACAGAAAACATGGTTGGTCACAAGCTGGGAGAGTTTGCTCCAACCAGAACATTTAGGGGTCACTCTGAAAAGAAAAAATAA